AGGAACATATGTGCCGTCGGCTGTAAAAGCCAATCTTCGCATATTCCCGAACCCAAGTCACGGGTCCTTTAACCTGATATACCAGTCAAACCACTATACGTCAGGAGATATGATCACGCTGCGGATTGCAGATATGACCGGCAGGGTGATTGAAGAGCGATCGTATAACACCTTAAATATTCAAAATGACATCCGTCTTTCGCCGGGTGTTTACATGATATCGGTACTTGAGGGTGAGAGGGCAATGGCACATGAACGATTGATTGTTACAGAATAGCCATCCACAAAGGCTTTCAGACAAACAATGCTATTTACGATAGACACATAGGATTTTCAGAGTAAAATATATATCTTTGCGCCTCTAATTTTTGAGACCATGGCCAAGAAAGGAAACAGGGTTCAGGTGATTCTTGAATGTACCGAGCAGAAAAACAGCGGCGTACCGGGCACATCACGCTACATCACCACCAAGAACAAAAAGAATACGCCGGACAGAATCGAGTTGAAGAAATTCAATCCGATGCTGAAGAAAATGACCGTACATAAGGAAATTAAGTAAGAACTCATGGCAAAGAAAACCGTTGCAACGCTGAAATCAGGTCAGGGTAAAGATTTTACCCGGGTGATAAAAATGGTAAAATCACCAAAGACCGGCGCATATTCCTTTCGCGAGGAAGTGGTTCACAACGACCATATCAATGACTTTCTGAAAGGAAAAGGTGACACCGAACAAAAAGAAGGATAATCTTTTTTCAATAAATTGAACTGAAAAAGCTTTCTTCCAGAGAAGAAGGCTTTTTTCATTTACCATCCAACTCCCAACGCCACCATGTTTGGTCTCTTCTCAAA
This window of the Flavobacteriales bacterium genome carries:
- a CDS encoding DUF4295 domain-containing protein — translated: MAKKTVATLKSGQGKDFTRVIKMVKSPKTGAYSFREEVVHNDHINDFLKGKGDTEQKEG
- the rpmG gene encoding 50S ribosomal protein L33, which codes for MAKKGNRVQVILECTEQKNSGVPGTSRYITTKNKKNTPDRIELKKFNPMLKKMTVHKEIK